In the Campylobacter showae genome, one interval contains:
- a CDS encoding polyphenol oxidase family protein, translating to MKREILDVVFESERLKLGFTTRFGGVSEGAYEGLNLGDHVGDLPANVAKNREILAAALGITSRNLKFMRQIHSNRVEILRDLGDELPSCDGVITALRGVTLCILVADCSPVLIADERRGVVAVVHAGRAGVTGKICTNALSLMKSEFGCEASDLRVFVGANIKARNYEVGELDLGEFNRYKKDGKFDMETALRDEFAALGVGRAEFDPRCTFEMQELFSYRRDGVTGRFCGFAMNKILPK from the coding sequence ATGAAGCGGGAAATTTTAGACGTAGTTTTTGAAAGCGAGCGCTTGAAGCTTGGCTTTACGACGCGGTTTGGCGGCGTGAGCGAAGGCGCGTACGAGGGGCTAAATTTGGGTGATCACGTCGGCGACCTGCCCGCAAACGTAGCTAAAAATCGCGAAATTTTAGCCGCTGCGCTTGGTATTACGTCTCGCAATCTAAAATTTATGCGTCAAATTCACTCAAATCGCGTGGAAATTTTGCGAGATTTAGGGGATGAGCTGCCGTCTTGCGACGGCGTGATAACGGCGCTTAGAGGCGTTACGCTTTGCATTTTGGTCGCCGACTGTTCGCCCGTTTTGATCGCGGACGAGAGGCGGGGCGTGGTTGCCGTCGTGCATGCGGGCAGAGCGGGCGTAACGGGTAAAATTTGCACGAATGCACTCAGTCTGATGAAAAGCGAGTTTGGCTGCGAGGCGAGCGATCTGCGCGTATTCGTCGGCGCAAATATCAAGGCGCGAAACTACGAGGTGGGAGAGCTTGATCTTGGCGAGTTTAACCGCTATAAAAAAGATGGCAAATTTGACATGGAGACGGCCTTGCGGGACGAATTTGCCGCGCTTGGCGTAGGGCGAGCGGAGTTTGATCCGCGCTGTACGTTTGAAATGCAAGAGTTGTTTTCATATCGCAGAGATGGCGTCACGGGGCGATTTTGCGGTTTTGCGATGAATAAAATCTTGCCAAAATAG
- a CDS encoding riboflavin synthase, producing the protein MFNGLIREIAQVASYSQNTLRLKAAYRPNLGDSVAVNGACLSVTQLHADGFSVELSAETRAHIATENLRGRVHIEPAMRLADRVDGHLLQGHVDAIGEVARIERRENGVDFYINLPSGVMPLMANKGSIAVEGVSLTINEVLPAGVRLTIIPITFRESLFGEFEPGRRVNVESDLLARYVARQLEFGRGAKNDGKSEISWDESQHIASLY; encoded by the coding sequence ATGTTTAACGGACTGATTAGGGAGATCGCGCAGGTTGCGAGCTATTCGCAAAATACTCTGCGACTAAAAGCCGCATACCGCCCAAATTTAGGCGATAGCGTCGCGGTAAACGGCGCTTGTCTTAGCGTGACGCAGCTGCACGCAGACGGCTTTAGCGTGGAGCTTAGCGCCGAGACTAGAGCGCACATCGCGACGGAAAATCTGCGCGGACGCGTGCATATTGAGCCAGCGATGCGGTTAGCTGACCGCGTGGACGGGCACCTACTACAAGGCCACGTAGACGCTATCGGCGAGGTCGCGCGTATCGAGCGGCGCGAAAACGGGGTCGATTTTTATATAAATTTGCCCTCTGGCGTCATGCCTTTGATGGCGAACAAAGGCAGCATCGCGGTCGAGGGCGTGAGCCTCACGATCAACGAAGTTTTGCCCGCAGGCGTGCGCCTCACGATCATCCCGATCACGTTTCGCGAGAGCTTGTTTGGTGAGTTTGAGCCGGGACGCCGCGTAAACGTGGAGAGCGACCTGCTCGCGCGCTACGTAGCTAGGCAGCTGGAGTTTGGCCGCGGTGCCAAAAATGACGGAAAAAGCGAGATCAGCTGGGACGAGTCGCAGCATATCGCGAGTCTTTATTAG